The Punica granatum isolate Tunisia-2019 chromosome 4, ASM765513v2, whole genome shotgun sequence sequence AGCTTTATGGTACAAAAAGAGAAGTCGATAGAAATTTCGGAGAAGATAATCTGAGAGAGCCTTTAATTAGGTACGAAAGATAATAATGGCGAGAGCTTTATATTACTTGGAGAAACAAGCAGTGCAATCCAATGTAGCAAAAATATCTCTAGCATATGTactaaaaaatgaataaatgctTCCAGAAGAATTGGGATGAAACTTGCAAAAGGGAACACTTATGAAGCTTTCCACCTCCTGGAAATACGGTCATAAGTTTCTCTTGAACTCCTCCCCACCCTATAGAAGGAATCTTTTAGCTTTCCCATTGTTGACTCAGAGATACCAATTCTCTTGTCAAGCATATCTTCTAAGAACCTCCTAACCTCTGACAACCTTCCCAAACTCTGGAGCCCCAGAAGGAGTGCATTTGCACTGGCATCGAGATGCGAAAAACGGTTCTCGATCATGTAGTTCCATATCTCTGTTCCTGTTTCAGGGTCATCACCATCGAAAAACATGGCTATAGCTGCAGCACAATTAGAATGTGTTGGggggaactcattcttgatcATCTCAGAGAAAAACTTGGCTGCTTCAGGAACCTTCTTGTTCTTGACCAGACAATGGAAGATCATGTTGTAGGACAGCGAATCTGGAAAAACTCCGTGGAATACCATATCATCAAGCAGGCAAAATGCGTGATTGATCTCATTTTGTTTGCACAGGAGACCGATCATCGCATTGTACATCGTCAAGTTGGGCATCAACCCCCTCCCAACCATAATATCCCACAACTGGAGAGCGTTGCTGGAATCATTGTTCTTAATGAGAATATCAAGTGCGTTGGAAAGGAATTTCAAACCTGGCAAGCAGTTCTTTCTCTTCATCACTCGAAGAAACTTGATAGCCTCCTCAGCCTGAGACCCCCGAACAAGAGTCGTCAAGAAAGCATCATAAGCCGACACGTTCAATGGGCTCCACCCCACGTGGACTACCATCTCGCCAAAAGTTGTCTTGGCCTTGGTGACATTGCCTTCCTTCTCCCACCCTTCGAACAGAAGGGTGAATGTATCTCCATCAGGGTTTATCTTTGTCTTGATCTTATCGTAGAACTCGAGTGCCTTCGAAGTCTGATTGTCCTCACGGCAGATCGCACTCAGCAGTGAATTGACAGCAAGCACGTCCTGTTCAACTCCGTACTTGTTCATCACATCGAAGGTCATAATGGCCTCGTTGAACCTCCCAGCACTGCAGTAGTTCCCAAAAATGGATGTGAACGTCGTCAGTGAGAGGGCGCCCTCTTGCTTCATCGATCTTATCGCATCCCACATTTGCTCAAACAGCTGGTTTTTGCCAAGCAAATCAACCATGAGGTTCCACGAATAAGTCGAATGCTTGTGGGAGTGCCCTGCCCAGCGAAAGAACTTCACAGCCGACCCAGGATAGTTATATGAAAACTGGAGGACTTCTTCCACGAGGGCAGGGCTTGATGGGATTCCCGTGGACCCGAGGACACCCTCAATGTTCCCGGGTGGGGCCCGAACAAGGATCTCACAGAGGATTTTCGCCATTGGGGAGATATCGGGAGCATCCACGTGGGACGGGAACTCGCGGGGCTGTAAATGGGGCGGTGGTTGAATGAACGAATTGTTGTTTTCCGAAGATGGAAACATCTTAGGAGGGTGCCTAAGACCCGACGCTTTAGAGTTCTCAGTCATAGCTTCCATTACAGGAAAACAATCAAACTAAAACCCTCATAAGCAGAGTTCTTTTCATGGAAGCTTGACATCATGGTCAACGAATTCGCCCAAAAGGAAACACTATGGTCAAGTCACTTCAGAAGTAATTGCGTTAAGCCACATCTTCACCTTTTATGATGAACATTGACACACCGATCAGCTGTAATCAGCCGTCAGCGTCGAGAGCAAACATCAGTGAATTGTCTATCAGCGAAATCTCTacagaagaaagagagagagagaaagagaatgcGAGAGAACCTCTGGAGGAGAGAATGTCGAAGCAGTTTGCCGCCGCCGATGAGTGAATCAACCGCGAAGATTATCGAAGaaggcgagagagagagagtgagcgGGAAAGTTGAAAACTTTAGCGGTGAATCGGAGAGTGTATAAAGCACAATTGATTGCAGAGCAGAGGAGAAGACTGCTACTGATACACTCGCCGGAGAACA is a genomic window containing:
- the LOC116205435 gene encoding pentatricopeptide repeat-containing protein At3g62540, mitochondrial-like gives rise to the protein MEAMTENSKASGLRHPPKMFPSSENNNSFIQPPPHLQPREFPSHVDAPDISPMAKILCEILVRAPPGNIEGVLGSTGIPSSPALVEEVLQFSYNYPGSAVKFFRWAGHSHKHSTYSWNLMVDLLGKNQLFEQMWDAIRSMKQEGALSLTTFTSIFGNYCSAGRFNEAIMTFDVMNKYGVEQDVLAVNSLLSAICREDNQTSKALEFYDKIKTKINPDGDTFTLLFEGWEKEGNVTKAKTTFGEMVVHVGWSPLNVSAYDAFLTTLVRGSQAEEAIKFLRVMKRKNCLPGLKFLSNALDILIKNNDSSNALQLWDIMVGRGLMPNLTMYNAMIGLLCKQNEINHAFCLLDDMVFHGVFPDSLSYNMIFHCLVKNKKVPEAAKFFSEMIKNEFPPTHSNCAAAIAMFFDGDDPETGTEIWNYMIENRFSHLDASANALLLGLQSLGRLSEVRRFLEDMLDKRIGISESTMGKLKDSFYRVGRSSRETYDRISRRWKAS